A stretch of Anaeromyxobacter dehalogenans 2CP-1 DNA encodes these proteins:
- a CDS encoding NfeD family protein, whose protein sequence is MRLGEIARATRSAVPRRARAALPLLCAGLLAAGAAARATGAAAPPASPAARPARVLSATVKGPITGGTVEYLEAALARARTGAFAALVVTLDTPGGQLDATREIVQAMLATEVPVIVWVGPAGARAGSAGVFLTLAADVAAMHPTSNIGAAHPVTGAGRDVAEEAGKDMAKKVENDTAAFARSVAAARGRNADWAEKAVRESVSVTAEEALRLKVADLVAADLSEVLAKADGRKVGQGASARALRVAGAAIEPYEPTVRQRLLGFLADPNVMAILMLVGMLGIAVEFYHPGMIFPGAAGGFCLFLAFLAMRVIPVNVGAVILLLTGVGLLVAEAYVTAHGLAGLAGAACLVLGTLFFVNTSAPGDWFDPGALRLSPWVIWPTPAALAVLLAFMAWNIARVRRAPLRLGAPGLVGAAGEALSEIGPAAGEAFVHGEYWQARSAAPIPSGAAVRVVAVEGLTVTVVAAAPGKG, encoded by the coding sequence ATGCGCCTCGGCGAGATCGCTCGCGCCACGAGATCCGCCGTTCCCCGCCGCGCCCGCGCCGCGCTGCCGCTGCTGTGCGCCGGGCTCCTCGCCGCCGGCGCCGCCGCGCGCGCCACCGGGGCCGCCGCGCCTCCGGCGTCCCCGGCCGCCAGGCCGGCGCGGGTCCTGTCCGCGACGGTGAAGGGGCCCATCACCGGCGGCACCGTCGAGTACCTCGAGGCGGCCCTGGCGCGCGCCCGCACCGGCGCGTTCGCGGCGCTGGTGGTGACGCTCGACACGCCCGGCGGCCAGCTCGACGCGACGCGCGAGATCGTCCAGGCCATGCTCGCCACCGAGGTGCCGGTGATCGTGTGGGTCGGCCCGGCCGGCGCGCGGGCCGGCTCGGCCGGCGTGTTCCTCACGCTCGCGGCCGACGTGGCCGCGATGCACCCGACCTCCAACATCGGCGCGGCGCACCCGGTCACCGGCGCGGGCCGCGACGTGGCCGAGGAGGCCGGGAAGGACATGGCGAAGAAGGTGGAGAACGACACCGCCGCCTTCGCCCGCAGCGTCGCGGCCGCCCGCGGGCGGAACGCGGACTGGGCCGAGAAGGCGGTGCGCGAGAGCGTGTCGGTCACCGCCGAGGAGGCGCTCCGGCTGAAGGTGGCGGACCTGGTCGCGGCCGACCTCTCCGAGGTGCTCGCGAAGGCCGACGGGCGGAAGGTGGGCCAGGGGGCCTCGGCGCGCGCGCTCCGGGTGGCCGGCGCGGCGATCGAGCCGTACGAGCCGACGGTGCGGCAGCGGCTGCTCGGGTTCCTCGCCGACCCGAACGTCATGGCGATCCTGATGCTGGTGGGGATGCTCGGGATCGCGGTCGAGTTCTACCACCCCGGCATGATCTTCCCGGGCGCGGCGGGCGGCTTCTGCCTGTTCCTCGCGTTCCTCGCCATGCGGGTCATCCCGGTGAACGTGGGGGCGGTGATCCTGCTCCTCACCGGCGTGGGGCTGCTGGTGGCGGAGGCGTACGTCACCGCGCACGGGCTGGCGGGGCTGGCCGGCGCGGCGTGCCTGGTGCTCGGGACGCTGTTCTTCGTGAACACCTCCGCGCCGGGCGACTGGTTCGACCCCGGCGCGCTGCGGCTGTCACCCTGGGTGATCTGGCCCACGCCGGCCGCCCTGGCGGTCCTGCTCGCGTTCATGGCCTGGAACATCGCGCGGGTGCGGCGCGCGCCCTTGCGCCTGGGTGCGCCCGGCCTGGTGGGCGCGGCCGGCGAGGCGCTCTCCGAGATCGGCCCGGCCGCGGGCGAGGCGTTCGTTCACGGTGAGTACTGGCAGGCCCGCAGCGCCGCGCCCATCCCGAGCGGCGCCGCGGTGCGGGTGGTGGCCGTGGAGGGGCTGACGGTCACGGTGGTGGCCGCCGCGCCCGGGAAGGGCTAG
- a CDS encoding uracil-DNA glycosylase has protein sequence MAPAPVAGAHRIGEKGCGSAALVQVRDALGDCRRCKLAGGRTTLVFGVGNPQAELVFVGEGPGADEDREGEPFVGKAGQLLTKMIQAMGYQREQVYIANVVKCRPPGNRNPEPDEIEACEPFLRAQLAAIRPRVVVALGKFAAQTLLRDTTPITRLRGRWREYEGIRLMPTFHPAYLLRSPEEKKKAWEDLQLVMKELGQPPPGR, from the coding sequence GTGGCGCCCGCCCCGGTCGCCGGCGCCCACCGCATCGGGGAGAAGGGCTGCGGGAGCGCGGCGCTCGTCCAGGTCCGCGACGCGCTCGGCGACTGCCGCCGCTGCAAGCTCGCCGGCGGCCGCACCACGCTCGTGTTCGGGGTGGGGAACCCGCAGGCCGAGCTCGTGTTCGTGGGCGAGGGGCCGGGCGCGGACGAGGATCGCGAGGGCGAGCCGTTCGTCGGCAAGGCCGGCCAGCTCCTCACGAAGATGATCCAGGCGATGGGGTACCAGCGCGAGCAGGTGTACATCGCGAACGTGGTGAAGTGCCGCCCGCCCGGGAACCGCAACCCGGAGCCGGACGAGATCGAGGCCTGCGAGCCGTTCCTGCGCGCCCAGCTCGCCGCGATCCGGCCGCGCGTGGTCGTCGCGCTGGGCAAGTTCGCGGCGCAGACCCTCCTGCGGGACACGACCCCCATCACCCGGCTCCGGGGCCGCTGGCGCGAGTACGAGGGCATCCGCCTCATGCCGACGTTCCACCCCGCCTATCTCCTGCGCAGCCCCGAGGAGAAGAAGAAGGCATGGGAGGACCTGCAGCTCGTCATGAAGGAGCTGGGCCAGCCGCCGCCCGGGAGGTGA